The Zerene cesonia ecotype Mississippi chromosome 29, Zerene_cesonia_1.1, whole genome shotgun sequence genome includes a region encoding these proteins:
- the LOC119837965 gene encoding facilitated trehalose transporter Tret1-like, protein MDKPTMHMLSVQEKGGQTKRTNQYIAAVAAAIGAVAAGTILAWTSPALPQLQPPKNTSDLAPKEIDVFAVNVTSNLTQALVNSLGQPADFLLDTKESSLVSSVLAIGAAISALPVGVIAQKFGRRPTILMLAVPLLINWLLTIFANGAGMLISARFFAGLATGGICVAAPMYIGEIAETSIRGSLGAFFQLFLTVGILFTFVIGGWTHWRTLSIISAVLPILLVAVFWWMPETPQYLLGKNRRRDAEKALRWLRGPDADLTTELEDMQKEVDNASRQRGGMLHMIKSRAPLMALICSLGLMFFQQFSGINAVIFYTNQIFQSAGSNIPPAIATIIVGVVQTIATYISSLLVERAGRRILLIQSCIIMGICLIVLGAYFKMQEDGTDVSSAGWLPLVCLVLFIVSFSLGFGPIPWMMMAELFPVEFRGTASGVAVITNWMLVFVVTLCFPLMKDAIGIYSCFWFFSGFMVICVFFVFFLIPETKGKTVSQIQTILGGKA, encoded by the exons ATGGATAAGCCAACAATGCATATGCTCTCCGTCCAGGAGAAGGGCGGACAAACAAAGAGGACCAACCAATATATCGCAGCTGTAGCTG CTGCCATCGGTGCAGTCGCCGCTGGTACCATCCTCGCTTGGACATCTCCCGCGCTTCCCCAACTCCAACCGCCAAAAAATACCAGCGACTTGGCGCCAAAAGAGATTGACGTCTTCGCTGTCAATGTCACTAGTAATTTGACGCAGGCTCTTGTCAACTCTTTGGGGCAGCCCGCGGATTTCCTACTGGATACTAAAGaga GTTCCCTCGTATCATCAGTACTCGCGATAGGAGCAGCGATCAGTGCTCTACCAGTGGGGGTGATAGCCCAGAAGTTCGGAAGGCGACCGACTATCCTCATGTTAGCTGTACCCTTGCTTATCAACTGGTTGCTGACGATCTTCGCGAATGGAGCTGGTATGCTCATCTCGGCGAGGTTCTTTGCTGGTCTTGCTACGG GTGGAATCTGCGTCGCGGCACCCATGTACATCGGTGAAATAGCTGAGACCTCTATACGAGGGTCGTTGGGCGCTTTCTTCCAACTCTTCCTCACCGTTGGCATCCTGTTCACCTTCGTGATTGGCGGCTGGACACACTGGAGGACCCTGTCCATCATATCTGCTGTATTGCCTATCCTTTTGGTGGCTGTGTTTTG GTGGATGCCAGAAACCCCCCAATATCTGCTGGGCAAGAATAGACGTCGTGATGCTGAGAAGGCTCTCAGGTGGCTGCGGGGACCCGACGCTGATCTCACAACTGAACTCGAAGATATGCAGAAGGAG GTGGACAACGCGTCCCGCCAGCGCGGCGGGATGCTGCACATGATCAAGAGCCGGGCCCCGCTCATGGCGCTCATCTGTTCCCTCGGTCTGATGTTCTTCCAGCAGTTCAGCGGCATCAACGCCGTCATCTTCTACACCAACCAGATCTTCCAGTCCGCCGGCTCCAACATCCCACCGGCCATCGCCACCATCATTGTCGGAGTCGTCCAGACCATCGCCACTTACATATCCTCGTTGCTGGTCGAACGCGCTGGAAGACGCATCCTTCTCATTCAGAGTTGCATCATCATGGGGATCTGTCTCATCGTTCTTGGCGCGTATTTCAAAATGCAGGAAGACGGTACTGATGTCAGCTCCGCTGGCTGGCTGCCTCTGGTCTGCTTGGTTCTGTTCATTGTCTCGTTTTCGCTCGGCTTCGGGCCGATACCTTGGATGATGATGGCTGAGCTGTTCCCAGTTGAGTTCAGAGGAACGGCGTCCGGCGTGGCGGTCATCACCAACTGGATGCTGGTGTTCGTAGTCACGTTGTGCTTCCCGCTGATGAAGGATGCGATCGGAATATACAGCTGCTTCTGGTTCTTCTCCGGTTTCATGGTTATTTGCGTGTTCTTCGTGTTCTTCTTGATTCCGGAGACGAAGGGGAAAACGGTGTCGCAAATCCAGACTATTTTGGGGGGTAAAGCGTGA